Proteins from one Ricinus communis isolate WT05 ecotype wild-type chromosome 9, ASM1957865v1, whole genome shotgun sequence genomic window:
- the LOC8286847 gene encoding premnaspirodiene oxygenase — MEYQFPFFPILFTFLLFIFMVFRIWKKSKTNHPAPHLPPGPWKLPLIGSMHHLVGSQPHHRLKDLAKKYGPLMHLQLGELTNIVISSPEIAKEVMKTHDVVFAQRPHLLAASVTSYNYTDIAFAPYGDYWRQMRKLCTLELLTAKRVQSFRSIREEEVSRLMRSLSSSAGSPINFSRMFNSLTYSIISRASFGKIWKGEEIFIPIVKKLIVAAGGFTLADVYPSVKLLHWISGMAPRLKRIHHIVDNIFQNIIDDHRTKRAAANSSVEGEGDLVDVLLNFQAQEDLAVPITNDNIKGIILDTFVAGSETSSTTAEWAMSELLKNPRVMEKAQEEVRRVFGEEGNVHEGRLHELNYLKWVINETLRLHPPIPLLLPRECRESCVINGYDIPVKSKVIVNVWAIGRDPNCWMDAEKFYPERFQDCPIDYKGTHFEFLPFGAGRRMCPGILFGIINVEFPLAQLLYHFDWKLPTGVKPETFDMTEDFGAVVKRKSDLYVIPMPFLPPPVK; from the exons ATGGAATATCAGTTCCctttcttcccaattcttttCACCTTCCTTCTCTTCATCTTCATGGTATTCAGAATATGGAAGAAGTCAAAAACCAACCACCCAGCTCCACATCTTCCACCAGGACCATGGAAGCTACCTCTAATAGGCAGCATGCACCATTTAGTTGGCTCCCAACCCCATCACCGCCTAAAAGATTTGGCCAAAAAATATGGACCTCTTATGCACCTTCAACTCGGGGAACTTACCAACATCGTGATATCTTCACCCGAGATTGCTAAAGAAGTGATGAAAACCCATGATGTTGTCTTTGCACAAAGGCCTCATCTCCTTGCTGCCAGTGTTACAAGTTATAATTACACCGACATTGCATTTGCACCCTATGGTGATTATTGGAGACAGATGCGAAAACTTTGCACGCTTGAGCTACTAACTGCGAAACGCGTGCAGTCATTCAGATCAATCAGGGAAGAAGAAGTATCAAGACTTATGAGATCCTTGTCTTCAAGCGCAGGATCACCTATCAACTTTAGCAGGATGTTCAATTCTTTGACCTATAGCATCATTTCAAGAGCATCGTTCGGTAAGATTTGGAAGGGGGAAGAAATATTCATACCAATTGTTAAGAAACTGATAGTAGCAGCTGGAGGTTTCACTCTTGCTGATGTCTATCCTTCTGTCAAATTGCTTCATTGGATTAGTGGGATGGCGCCTAGACTCAAGAGAATCCATCACATAGTAGATAACATATTCCAGAACATCATCGATGACCATAGAACTAAAAGGGCAGCAGCAAATTCCAGTGTTGAGGGTGAAGGAGATCTTGTAGATGTCCTTTTGAATTTCCAGGCTCAGGAAGACCTTGCGGTCCCTATAACAAACGACAACATAAAAGGAATTATCCTG GATACTTTCGTCGCCGGTAGTGAGACGTCATCTACAACTGCAGAATGGGCAATGTCTGAGCTACTTAAAAATCCAAGAGTGATGGAGAAGGCACAAGAAGAGGTGAGGAGAGTGTTTGGTGAAGAAGGAAATGTTCATGAAGGACGACTCCACGAGCTCAACTACTTAAAGTGGGTAATCAATGAAACTCTAAGATTGCACCCTCCTATTCCCTTGTTACTTCCAAGAGAATGTAGAGAGAGCTGCGTGATTAATGGTTACGACATTCCAGTAAAATCCAAGGTAATTGTGAATGTATGGGCGATTGGAAGGGATCCCAATTGCTGGATGGACGCTGAGAAGTTCTATCCGGAGAGATTCCAGGATTGTCCCATCGATTATAAGGGGACTCATTTTGAGTTTCTCCCATTTGGTGCTGGAAGAAGGATGTGTCCAGGAATATTGTTTGGCATTATAAATGTGGAGTTTCCACTAGCGCAGTTGCTGTACCATTTTGATTGGAAACTACCCACTGGAGTGAAGCCAGAAACTTTTGACATGACTGAAGATTTTGGTGCTGTAGTGAAGAGGAAAAGTGACCTCTACGTAATTCCTATGCCATTCCTTCCTCCACCTGTAAAGTAA
- the LOC8286846 gene encoding meiotic recombination protein SPO11-1 isoform X2: MEGNRLTSKTHSDYLLQKIKDFTKSLVRDVSVGKSPAIFIDKFRNYCTNPEANCFCISDLPKGQEILTLKKECNARRIDVMLRVLVIVQQLLQENKHGSKRDIYYMHPSVFSDQSVVDQAINDICIILQCSRHNLNVVSVGTGLVMGWLRFLEAGRKFDCINSPNNVHPIPIHVEEVKDIVSVAKYILVVEKESVFQRLANDWFCNAHRCIVITGRGYPDIPTRRFLRLLLEKLGLPVYCLVDCDPYGFDILTTYRFGSMLMAYDAKFLRVPEIRWLGAFPSDLEKYGLPQHCLLPLTDEDRRRTETMLLRCYLQREAPEWRLELESMLQRGVKFEIEALSVHSLSFLSELYIPSKIQEKSVDVVTMPLSICLNFILESWSLCVKPARGGRNGIGIT; the protein is encoded by the exons atggaGGGAAATCGACTGACTTCAAAAACGCACAGTGATTATTTACTTCAAAAAATCAAAG ATTTCACTAAATCGTTGGTGAGAGATGTAAGCGTGGGAAAATCTCCCGCCATTTTTATCGATAAATTCAGAAATTACTGCACAAATCCAGAAGCTAATTG TTTTTGCATCTCTGATTTGCCAAAAGGACAAGAAATTCTCACTTTAAAGAAAGAATGTAATGCTCGTCGAATAG ATGTAATGTTAAGAGTATTAGTCATTGTTCAGCAACTGTTGCAAGAGAATAAACATGGATctaaaagagatatatattatatgcatcctTCTGTTTTTTCAG ATCAGTCAGTTGTAGACCAGGCAATCAATGACATATGCATCATTCTTCAATGCAGTCGTCACAACCTAAATGTG GTGTCTGTTGGAACTGG GTTGGTGATGGGCTGGCTGCGTTTTCTGGAAGCTGGAAGGAAATTTGATTGCATAAACAGTCCCAACAAT GTGCATCCCATTCCCATTCATGTTGAGGAAGTCAAAG ATATTGTTAGTGTTGCAAAATACATACTGGTTGTGGAGAAGGAATCAG TGTTCCAACGGTTAGCAAATGACTGGTTCTGCAATGCACACCGCTGCATTGTCATCACT GGAAGAGGCTATCCGGATATTCCTACAAGAAG GTTTCTGCGACTCCTCCTTGAGAAGTTGGGCTTGCCTGTCTATTGTTTGGTTGATTGTGATCCATATGGCTTTGATATCCTGACTACCTACCGATTTGGTTCTATG CTAATGGCCTATGATGCTAAATTTCTGCGGGTCCCTGAGATACGCTGGCTTGGAGCTTTTCCCTCCGATCTTGAGAAATATGGCCTTCCTCAACATTGTCTGCTTCCTTTGACGGATGAGG ATAGGAGGAGAACTGAAACCATGTTACTCAGATGCTACCTGCAAAGGGAAGCACCAGAATGGAG GCTGGAACTGGAATCGATGCTTCAAAGAGGAGTGAAATTTGAGATTGAAGCATTGTCTGTGCACTCACTTTCCTTCTTGTCAGAGCTGTATATACCATCTAAGATTCAAG AAAAAAGTGTTGATGTAGTGACAATGCCTTTGTCAATTTGCCTTAATTTCATCTTGGAATCATGGAGCCTATGTGTCAAACCTGCCC GTGGAGGAAGGAATGGCATAGGAATTACGTAG
- the LOC8286846 gene encoding meiotic recombination protein SPO11-1 isoform X1, with product MEGNRLTSKTHSDYLLQKIKDFTKSLVRDVSVGKSPAIFIDKFRNYCTNPEANCFCISDLPKGQEILTLKKECNARRIDVMLRVLVIVQQLLQENKHGSKRDIYYMHPSVFSDQSVVDQAINDICIILQCSRHNLNVVSVGTGLVMGWLRFLEAGRKFDCINSPNNVHPIPIHVEEVKDIVSVAKYILVVEKESVFQRLANDWFCNAHRCIVITGRGYPDIPTRRFLRLLLEKLGLPVYCLVDCDPYGFDILTTYRFGSMLMAYDAKFLRVPEIRWLGAFPSDLEKYGLPQHCLLPLTDEDRRRTETMLLRCYLQREAPEWRLELESMLQRGVKFEIEALSVHSLSFLSELYIPSKIQEKSVDVVTMPLSICLNFILESWSLCVKPARKFAICQQKIFGKTDY from the exons atggaGGGAAATCGACTGACTTCAAAAACGCACAGTGATTATTTACTTCAAAAAATCAAAG ATTTCACTAAATCGTTGGTGAGAGATGTAAGCGTGGGAAAATCTCCCGCCATTTTTATCGATAAATTCAGAAATTACTGCACAAATCCAGAAGCTAATTG TTTTTGCATCTCTGATTTGCCAAAAGGACAAGAAATTCTCACTTTAAAGAAAGAATGTAATGCTCGTCGAATAG ATGTAATGTTAAGAGTATTAGTCATTGTTCAGCAACTGTTGCAAGAGAATAAACATGGATctaaaagagatatatattatatgcatcctTCTGTTTTTTCAG ATCAGTCAGTTGTAGACCAGGCAATCAATGACATATGCATCATTCTTCAATGCAGTCGTCACAACCTAAATGTG GTGTCTGTTGGAACTGG GTTGGTGATGGGCTGGCTGCGTTTTCTGGAAGCTGGAAGGAAATTTGATTGCATAAACAGTCCCAACAAT GTGCATCCCATTCCCATTCATGTTGAGGAAGTCAAAG ATATTGTTAGTGTTGCAAAATACATACTGGTTGTGGAGAAGGAATCAG TGTTCCAACGGTTAGCAAATGACTGGTTCTGCAATGCACACCGCTGCATTGTCATCACT GGAAGAGGCTATCCGGATATTCCTACAAGAAG GTTTCTGCGACTCCTCCTTGAGAAGTTGGGCTTGCCTGTCTATTGTTTGGTTGATTGTGATCCATATGGCTTTGATATCCTGACTACCTACCGATTTGGTTCTATG CTAATGGCCTATGATGCTAAATTTCTGCGGGTCCCTGAGATACGCTGGCTTGGAGCTTTTCCCTCCGATCTTGAGAAATATGGCCTTCCTCAACATTGTCTGCTTCCTTTGACGGATGAGG ATAGGAGGAGAACTGAAACCATGTTACTCAGATGCTACCTGCAAAGGGAAGCACCAGAATGGAG GCTGGAACTGGAATCGATGCTTCAAAGAGGAGTGAAATTTGAGATTGAAGCATTGTCTGTGCACTCACTTTCCTTCTTGTCAGAGCTGTATATACCATCTAAGATTCAAG AAAAAAGTGTTGATGTAGTGACAATGCCTTTGTCAATTTGCCTTAATTTCATCTTGGAATCATGGAGCCTATGTGTCAAACCTGCCCGTAAGTTTGCAATCTGTCAACAAAAGATATTTGGCAAAActgattattaa
- the LOC8286846 gene encoding meiotic recombination protein SPO11-1 isoform X3: protein MEGNRLTSKTHSDYLLQKIKDFTKSLVRDVSVGKSPAIFIDKFRNYCTNPEANCFCISDLPKGQEILTLKKECNARRIDVMLRVLVIVQQLLQENKHGSKRDIYYMHPSVFSDQSVVDQAINDICIILQCSRHNLNVVSVGTGLVMGWLRFLEAGRKFDCINSPNNVHPIPIHVEEVKDIVSVAKYILVVEKESVFQRLANDWFCNAHRCIVITGRGYPDIPTRRFLRLLLEKLGLPVYCLVDCDPYGFDILTTYRFGSMLMAYDAKFLRVPEIRWLGAFPSDLEKYGLPQHCLLPLTDEGGELKPCYSDATCKGKHQNGGWNWNRCFKEE, encoded by the exons atggaGGGAAATCGACTGACTTCAAAAACGCACAGTGATTATTTACTTCAAAAAATCAAAG ATTTCACTAAATCGTTGGTGAGAGATGTAAGCGTGGGAAAATCTCCCGCCATTTTTATCGATAAATTCAGAAATTACTGCACAAATCCAGAAGCTAATTG TTTTTGCATCTCTGATTTGCCAAAAGGACAAGAAATTCTCACTTTAAAGAAAGAATGTAATGCTCGTCGAATAG ATGTAATGTTAAGAGTATTAGTCATTGTTCAGCAACTGTTGCAAGAGAATAAACATGGATctaaaagagatatatattatatgcatcctTCTGTTTTTTCAG ATCAGTCAGTTGTAGACCAGGCAATCAATGACATATGCATCATTCTTCAATGCAGTCGTCACAACCTAAATGTG GTGTCTGTTGGAACTGG GTTGGTGATGGGCTGGCTGCGTTTTCTGGAAGCTGGAAGGAAATTTGATTGCATAAACAGTCCCAACAAT GTGCATCCCATTCCCATTCATGTTGAGGAAGTCAAAG ATATTGTTAGTGTTGCAAAATACATACTGGTTGTGGAGAAGGAATCAG TGTTCCAACGGTTAGCAAATGACTGGTTCTGCAATGCACACCGCTGCATTGTCATCACT GGAAGAGGCTATCCGGATATTCCTACAAGAAG GTTTCTGCGACTCCTCCTTGAGAAGTTGGGCTTGCCTGTCTATTGTTTGGTTGATTGTGATCCATATGGCTTTGATATCCTGACTACCTACCGATTTGGTTCTATG CTAATGGCCTATGATGCTAAATTTCTGCGGGTCCCTGAGATACGCTGGCTTGGAGCTTTTCCCTCCGATCTTGAGAAATATGGCCTTCCTCAACATTGTCTGCTTCCTTTGACGGATGAGG GAGGAGAACTGAAACCATGTTACTCAGATGCTACCTGCAAAGGGAAGCACCAGAATGGAG GCTGGAACTGGAATCGATGCTTCAAAGAGGAGTGA
- the LOC8286845 gene encoding two-pore potassium channel 1, producing the protein MASNGAKQPLLSGLLDSTVQSNSAQAPSKRRFRRVKSAPAAEFILSDVCSDRTLQHPESIFRKIEPSIRNVAILLAGYLGVGTMCFYIFRDDIEGTKTNPILDAMYFSVVTMTTVGYGDLVPNTAFVKMLACVFVFTGVAIVGLILSKAADYLVEKQEIMLVEALNKHKKMGQLETMKDIETNRVRYKCYLAMGILSLLMMVGTIFLLNIEKMDMIDAVYCVCSTVTTLGFGDESFSTRTGRAFGIVWILISTLGLGQVFLYVAEVFTETRQRALVNWVLTRKTTNEDLEAADIDNNGVVGAAEFILYKLKEMGKITEDDISIVMEEFEKLDVDESGTLSVSDLVLAQSKR; encoded by the exons ATGGCCTCCAATGGTGCAAAACAGCCCTTGCTATCAGGATTATTGGATTCCACTGTTCAATCAAACAGTGCACAAGCTCCCAGCAAAAGAAGATTTCGCCGGGTTAAAAGTGCTCCTGCGGCAGAGTTTATTCTTTCAGATGTTTGTAGTGATAGAACACTTCAACATCCTGAATCCATTTTCAGGAAAATTGAGCCGAGTATTAGGAATGTGGCTATTCTCTTGGCTGGCTATTTGGGTGTTGGCACCATGTGCTTCTACATTTTCAGGGATGATATCGAAGGGACAAAAACAAACCCAATTCTTGATGCTATGTATTTCAGTGTTGTGACTATGACTACTGTTGGGTATGGGGACTTGGTGCCAAATACTGCCTTTGTGAAGATGCTTGCATGCGTGTTTGTCTTCACAGGTGTGGCAATTGTTGGATTAATATTAAGCAAAGCAGCAGACTACCTGGTAGAGAAGCAGGAAATTATGCTTGTTGAAGCCTTAAACAAGCATAAAAAAATGGGTCAATTAGAAACCATGAAGGATATTGAAACCAACAGAGTGAGATACAAGTGTTACTTGGCCATGGGAATTCTTTCACTGCTTATGATGGTTGGAACAATATTCCTACTTAATATTGAGAAGATGGACATGATTGACGCTGTCTATTGTGTATGTTCAACTGTCACTACTCTAGGTTTTGGAGATGAGAGCTTCTCAACTAGAACGGGACGTGCTTTTGGCATAGTATGGATACTGATCAGTACTCTTGGTTTAGGCCAGGTCTTTCTCTATGTCGCGGAGGTATTCACTGAAACTAGACAAAGGGCATTAGTGAACTGGGTTCTTACTAGAAAGACTACCAATGAAGATTTGGAGGCGGCTGATATTGACAACAATGGAGTTGTTGG GGCTGCTGAGTTTATCTTGTACAAGCTTAAAGAGATGGGGAAGATTACAGAAGATGATATCTCAATTGTAATGGAAGAGTTTGAGAAGCTTGATGTTGATGAATCAGGAACCTTATCAGTATCAGACTTGGTGCTTGCTCAATCAAAGAGGTGA
- the LOC8286844 gene encoding uncharacterized protein LOC8286844, whose amino-acid sequence MEIQEMVMKYKYLIIFTFTVCILGAVIYVAPSFMTILAYFWPLFLSTALFLAAVVFFGKTSLPGTELSGDKAGEGLLDYVAGQPVGDELVVENFKNE is encoded by the coding sequence ATGGAGATCCAAGAAATGGTGATGAAGTACAAGTACCTCATAATCTTTACCTTCACCGTATGCATCCTTGGGGCTGTAATCTATGTAGCACCGAGTTTTATGACAATCTTGGCATACTTTTGGCCTCTGTTTCTCTCCACAGCTTTGTTTCTCGCTGCTGTTGTTTTCTTTGGTAAAACATCTTTACCGGGTACTGAGCTTTCCGGTGATAAAGCTGGTGAAGGTCTTTTGGATTATGTTGCTGGCCAACCTGTTGGTGATGAACTAGTGGtagaaaatttcaagaatgagTAG
- the LOC8286843 gene encoding cysteine synthase 2: protein MAPVKTTGAIVAAISVSMALLSYILCSYTSNKNTRLEISNKKKKKPRNGLIDAVGNTPLIRINSLSQATGCEILGKCEFLNPGGSVKDRVAVKIIEEALESGQLSQGGVVTEGSAGSTAISLATVAPAYGCKCHVVIPDDVAIEKSQILEALGATVERVRPVSITHRDHYVNVARRRALEANELAAKHKQYDQIDGEKSNGYRSEGEKQGSVFSKYCNGGFFADQFENLANYRAHFEGTGTEIWEQTNGSLDAFVAAAGTGGTVAGVSRFLQEKNPIIKCFLIDPPGSGLFNKITRGVMYTKEEAEGKRLKNPFDTITEGIGINRITQNFMMAKLDGAFRGTDKEAVEMSRFLLKNDGLFLGSSSAMNCVGAVRVAQAIGPGHTIVTILCDSGMRHLSKFHNAEYLSQHGLTPTATGLEFLGIK, encoded by the exons ATGGCGCCTGTGAAAACCACAGGAGCCATTGTAGCTGCGATCTCTGTGTCAATGGCACTTCTTTCTTACATACTTTGCAGTTACACATCTAATAAAAATACCCGTTTGGAAATttctaataagaaaaagaaaaaaccaagAAATGGACTCATTGATGCTGTCGGCAATACTCCTTTGATTAGGATCAATAGCCTCTCTCAAGCTACCGGTTGTGAA aTTCTCGGGAAATGTGAGTTTCTGAATCCTGGAGGCAGTGTGAAAGATAGGGTTGCTGTGAAGATAATTGAAGAG GCTCTGGAATCTGGCCAGTTATCTCAGGGTGGAGTTGTAACTGAGGGAAGTGCTGGAAGCACTGCTATCAGCCTTGCTACAGTGGCTCCTGCTTATGGATGCAAATGCCATGTGGTCATCCCAGATGATGTTGCTATTGAGAAG TCCCAAATTCTTGAAGCATTGGGAGCTACTGTTGAAAGGGTAAGACCAGTTTCAATTACACACAGAGACCACTATGTCAATGTTGCTAGGCGACGGGCACTTGAAGCAAATGAATTAGCTGCAAAGCATAAACAATATGATCAAATTGATGGCGAAAAAAGTAATGGTTACAGATCTGAGGGAGAAAAACAAGGTTCAgttttctcaaaatattgCAATGGGGGTTTCTTCGCTGATCAGTTTGAAAATTTGGCCAATTATCGAGCCCATTTTGAGGGTACTGGGACTGAAATTTGGGAACAAACAAATGGTAGTTTAGATGCATTTGTGGCAGCTGCAGGCACTGGTGGGACTGTGGCTGGTGTTTCTAGGTTTCTGCAG GAAAAGAATCCAATTATCAAATGCTTTCTCATAGATCCTCCAGGTTCTGGTTTGTTCAATAAGATAACAAGGGGGGTTATGTACACTAAAGAGGAGGCTGAAGGGAAAAGGCTAAAGAATCCATTTGACACTATAACAGAAGGAATTGGAATTAACAGAATAACTCAGAATTTTATGATGGCAAAACTTGATGGTGCTTTTAGAGGCACAGATAAGGAGGCAGTGGAAATGTCAAG GTTTCTTTTGAAGAATGATGGCCTCTTTCTGGGGAGTTCTTCAGCCATGAATTGTGTTGGGGCTGTTAGAGTTGCACAGGCGATTGGCCCTGGTCACACGATAGTGACCATTCTTTGTGATAGCGGGATGAGGCATCTTAGTAAGTTTCACAATGCTGAGTATCTGTCCCAGCATGGTTTAACACCCACAGCCACTGGATTAGAGTTTCTTGGAATCAAGTGA
- the LOC8286842 gene encoding uncharacterized protein LOC8286842 — MWKTAEKQISSSQCFFILSLLSFAVLVSSIVFICFPSFGLFPFLATISILLFSTVFVVTFSKQKVITGKNPTQDEEGSMSTPNNNLLENEVEEQKLSAELEAVTFNNSAQQSEVSDIHEYQVESTDFPSASESSDDFSASDNFELNWMSFNNVGKNVAISECSISSSDDDEDDNLIEISFPDNNSSELNEESEEKLQTELPEYFPESIFRQEGLMELLAEISEVNEEENLIEIDLSVGSIKGSGYTD, encoded by the coding sequence ATGTGGAAAACAGCTGAGAAGCAAATTTCTTCTTCCCAGTGTTTCTTCATACTATCACTACTCTCTTTTGCAGTCCTTGTTTCTTCTATAGTCTTCATTTGTTTCCCAAGTTTTGgcctctttccttttcttgcaaCAATCTCTATTTTGCTCTTTTCAACTGTTTTCGTTGTCACATTCTCAAAGCAAAAGGTGATCACTGGTAAGAATCCTACTCAAGATGAAGAAGGTTCCATGAGTACCCCTAACAACAACTTACttgaaaatgaagttgaaGAACAGAAGCTGAGTGCAGAACTGGAAGCTGTTACATTCAATAATTCTGCACAACAGAGTGAAGTTAGTGACATCCATGAGTACCAAGTTGAATCAACAGATTTCCCGTCAGCTAGTGAAAGTAGTGATGATTTCTCAGCAAGTGACAATTTTGAGCTTAATTGGATGTCTTTCAATAATGTGGGTAAAAATGTAGCCATATCTGAATgttcaatttcttcttctgatgatgatgaagatgataaTCTCATAGAAATCAGTTTTCCAGATAATAATTCTTCCGAGTTAAATGAAGAATCAGAGGAAAAACTGCAGACAGAATTGCCAGAATACTTCCCTGAATCCATTTTCAGGCAAGAAGGTCTAATGGAGTTACTGGCAGAGATTAGTGAAGTGAATGAAGAAGAGAACTTGATTGAGATTGATCTCTCCGTGGGCTCCATCAAGGGTTCAGGGTATACAGATTGA